One Vicia villosa cultivar HV-30 ecotype Madison, WI linkage group LG5, Vvil1.0, whole genome shotgun sequence genomic window, AAAGGGACAAGCATATTCATGACACCACCTTCCTTTCTTCATCTAAATAGTTACAAACAAGACTATAGGATATGTATCACATATTCATAGTTCATAGTTAATAATAGTCAATAGAAACCAAAAACAGAACAgataaaaccaaaccaacctaaaTCAAGTAAAACAAAGATTACAAATCAATAAAACCAACCATCAAGAAAAGAAGATTGAAAGTGCACCAATAGCAACAAAACAACAATCAAGGCAGCCACACCCCATGGAGAGCTCCCTTCTGAGGGAGTTTGGTAGGTTGTCCTGCGCCTGCCCCATACAGAAAACCATTCTGAATCATCCATTGATGATAACAACCAAACTATAAGTATAAGAACCACTGGCAAGGCAAATAGAACCCAACCCAATTGTTCTTGAGCATTTTCAACAGCTTCTTCATAAGAAAAGTACCATGAACTACCAAGGAAGATGAAGATCACTGCTAAGATTAACAGAACAGGATATGGTAGAGGACTCAGAGTGAATCCATCCAAAACAGAAGAACCTCTGTTCCCTTCATAGGCCATTGAGTTTTATGGTTTTCTTTAAGGAACCACTGATATATAGTAAGTCAAAGAATTAGAGATAGTGTTGTGTTGGCAGGTAGAAAATTCAAAAAGAGGTTTCAGGATTTCTTTCCTTAAAAGGAGTGAATGGTGTTGTAGGAGGACATAATATATAGCAAGATAATGTTGTTTATCTTTTCAAGCTATATTAACTATTGATTATGACCTTTAATGATACACGACTTTTCATATAAACAGTACTAATTGTATAAACATGTTTGTTACTGCCAATAATTACATGTACATTACAAATTAGTACCGTAAATAAAAGCATATAAAAAGTTTGATTTTCTTTGATGTCACTTTGCCCCATTTCCTACTCAGATTATTGAATTGTACCTACTACAGTAGgttttagaaaagaaaaagtgaTAACTTCCTACACAACAACACTATTTACATTTCTAACGCAACATGGCTGTCTCTTTCAGCCGACTCATCCAAGTGCTTTCCTACCACAGCTGCAAGAATTTAACTTTTGCAAGTAATGTATAATCCACTTATATGCCGACATCATTTTAGACTGGTTCACATATCTATCATATTTGTGGTGATGTGTGGTAAATGAGCCACTTTATGATGCTGGGTGGTGATTATTGATTGCACCATTACCTACTAATAAAATAAATCTATTTTTCTACTTTTTCCTTCCTTCCTTCCTTCCTTCCTTccttccttctctctctctctctctctctctctctctctctcacacacacacacattgaaTACAAGAATCAATGCATTCCTCCTGAAAAACCTCTGTCTTGTAACTTGTTTAACACCAAAAAGTCAAAACCTCAACAAATTGTTATCATGAAATGCTTAAGCAAGCAAGCAAGAAAACACAACCATATAAAATATAACATTATATTATAGTTGATAGGAAACAATGGAACAGACTCATAAATTACAAGCATAGATAAGAGGTGATAGAACACAATTACAATTCAACCATTACCCACCACCAAGCTCTTGGACAAACATTGCCTACCGGTAACAGTAGCAGGCATGAGTGCAGCGACAGTATGTTGGCTTGGCACAAACCCTTTTTCTAGAGCTTCCCAACCAGGACACCAGAAAGAGGATCAGTAATACAATTATTGGTAGTACAAAAGGTGAGGAACCACTCTCCTCTTCAGCTTCTTCCTCTTGTTCACCAGAGAATAGCTTTGGTAGAGCCAAAAGAATCAACGCCACGGCCAAGATCAGAACAACATTTGAAGTATGAGCATCATTAGCCCTGGGTTTACAATAGTAGTAACCCATCAGGGGATTTGAATAAAAAGCCTCAGAAAATGGGAAGAATGAGTTTATAGAAGGGATTCACAATGATAAATTTGGAGCATACAATGATGACAAGGGAATTGCCCCAACCATATCAACAtggaattttataaaaataaggtGGAATCTATACAAGAACAGAAAATTATTCATAACATTATTGCCCACCACACAACTTTTTGGTAGTTGTTCATTTAATATTATCTTTTTAGTTAAGCTATCACATTCCGTGAGAAAGACGATACTATCATCACATATAAACAATGGTGGGGTCAATTGTAGCATTTATAGAAGATTTGACTTAAGGCAGTGTTTGCCGTTTGGTATGAAGTGGGGGATTCCAATACTCCAAttttaacataaaataattatagcGCAGATTATCATTTGAACTATTTATTTACATAAACTAACCAAAGGTAAATCCAAATTCCCGACTCACTATTTATCCTGTGATTCGTAAAAATGACTTTTACGGAGTGTAGAAGTTTAATTTGTCTTATCACTGTCAATATATAGGAAAACaggaaaaatattttaatatcagAGCTCATTCCCGTCCAAAAAACAGTTGGGACTAAGATCAATTATTGGATATTAAATGTTACATCATATTTGGAAGCATGTGGCCTACAGGAAATCAGCTGTTGATACGCCTCATTACCTAATATTCAACACAACAGATATCATAAACTTCAATCAAAGTCAACCAGTTTCTGTATATCTGAATTGCTAATGTTGTCACCGAAATTATCGTACTACGTACCATTGTCACAAAACTTTCTATTACTTTCGATTAGCCGACCATAAAAATTGGACAATTTAGTTCAAGCTATCTTCAAACTACGcttgaaaaattacaaaaaacaGTTAAATAATTATCTATGATAGTGTTGACTGTTGAACTGTTACAGCTGAACCTAGCGACATGAATGGCGCAAGAAATTTCCTCAGTATAATGTGTCTTCCACAACCCAATAAATATTACTTTGTAAAATGGCCACCCGGAATGTTGTAAAGCTAGTTTTGTCACAAGATGCAAAATTGACAAACACGGTTCCCTACAAGAACAAAGTTGGCTTTCCTTAAATATTACTTGAAAAATTAAGTTATCAGTCTCAGTGGAATGCGTTCTGTGTGGTAATAAAATGAAGGCGCGAAAATTTACCATCAACAGAGTTTCAGGTCACACTTTTCCTTCATATTTAAAATTGAGTTTGTAATCGTTTTGAAGAGTTGCCAAGGTACTTCTGCAAGGTCCCTCtacaaaaggaaacaaaaaatttaatttagattCTTCTTTTAATTGCTTTTCTAGAATTTGATTAAGTCAAGGTATGCATACCTCCAAAAACAGTGTGAAGATATTGAAGATCATCGACAGAGCAAGCATCTATCAAAGCATAGACACCAGGCCGTAAAGCTTCATCTATTTCTCTGCAAATAATGGTGTGAATAATTAGTATTTGAAAGGTTATTTGGCTAAATTTTCTTAAGTTAGCTAGAGCCTACCAAATTTCATTTCTATGGATACTTTTTTATCGTTAATCATTTCAAAATACGGGCAACAAAAAACTTAAATGCATAGATCAATATCTGTATTTTGAGAAACTCAGATGACAAAGTTGAGTGAAAGTCGGGGAGAGAAACAGGGTATCTGAGTGATTGAAAAGTGTAATCCTGCAACAGATAAACTATGGCGGGAAAAAGAAATGagtaaacaacaaaaataataaacaacCTTCTGATACCACTTCTCTTGGGACCATATCCTGAATAAACCGATATGTAGTTGGATAAAAATAGACAACATTGCCGACCAAATATATCTTTTTGCTGTTTTATCTGCATCATGATCATAGAAACAAACTGGGTAAGCAACCAAATATAAGAAACAAATACATGATTTGTCAAATAAAGACTGAGCCTTTTTGGAGGTTTTCACAATTTGCTAAACCAAGAAGGTAAACACATCATCCATTTAAATAAGAAGAAAACAAAACTGATTTTCGAGAGATAAGAAATGACTACAGAAAACAAGTATTAGCTGGTGAAGTAATATGCCATATCGATTTTAAGAAGAATACGGGCTTAGGAACTACAACAGCCTGTTACAAGCAACATCTAGACGGTGTTTCATGTCAGCAAGCTGAAATAGGCAGCTCCAAGCCACTAACATGACTACTTACTTACTAGACGGTGTTAGTTTTGCTATTAGTGTAAAAATAGGCAAGGGTATATTGATATATACATAGTATCACATCACATTAACTGTTTGAAATTTGACCCACTTCAAATCCCACTTGCCTCTGTCAAAATTAACATCAACAAAAGCAAGAACATAAAAGCAATTTATGTTCTTTATGCATTAAAATAAGCTTTGGTCTTTGAAAAGGCAGGACAGAGAGTATTTGAGTTGAAACGAGGAAAATTATTAAATGGAatgcaaaatatattattaaatgatGCAAAATAATATGGACGTACATACCTCTTCATATATTCTTCGAAGAAAACAAGCACATTTCACTCCCTCTTCTACTTCCCACAAAAACCAGCCTTCATTCCCCATCGATTTGTTGTTCTCTAAAACTGTCTCCAAGCAATTAAGAAGAACAGCGACAGAGGCTTCAAGATGGGCAACACACTGTTTGCACTCACTGGAAAGGTTATAAACAAGCAGAATATCATGCAGAGTCTAAATGTTGGGATTACAATAATAAGGCAGTGGAATGCACAGAGATGCTATTAACTTATTAAGTACGTCAAATAATAATACCTTGGACGATGCCTTATAATGGTACACAATAGTTGACAACAAGCAACAAATAGATTAATCGTGAATTGGTGATCTACATGACAGAAATTCACTCCATCTGCTGAATGAGAACTTTGCTCTTCTGAGACCATAATTGAATCTGAAGGACGAGAAGCTTTAGAAATTCTATGTTGATAGAAATTCTGAAAGAATGCAGCAGGGATATGTAACATGTGACCCACATGCCACACATCCATTGAGAAAAGACCATGTTTCCTTGAAATTGTAGTTAGCACTTCAACACACATGAGAATGGCTGACCCAGGATCGGGAGTACCGGCAACTGTtttacatctcatgttaacataaaatatatgtggGCTCTGTAAATGCACAATAATGTTGAAAACAGCAGATACTAAGCTCTGACAGTGTCTTTTGATCAGCTTCAGGCTTTTCCGACCTTGAAAACAGGAAGAAGAAAAAGGTCAGAGAATAACAAAAGAAAGATATGCATTTTCCCTGACCGTATTTTGTACCAATTAAACATGCAATATATATTGATAGAATAGAAGCAATCAATAAAATGCACCAATGTCAATCTGATAATCTAGGTATTTCAATTAAGGATTATAAATAGGGAATCCAGTATCATAAAATATGAAAGCTGCAGACAATGTTAGGATTCCCAAAAAGCGATTATAGATAACATACGAGTGAGAATTTAGGGTAAATTAGCAAAACAAGTGAATACAAGAAAGAACTGAGTTCTGACAGTTAAATTTTAGAGAACAGAAAcggtataataaataatattcctGTGTGTTTGTATAACATGTGTTGGAAGATTATATCATAAGTTTGATTTATGATAGGATATTATGATGCATTTGATGTGTGAAGTGACACATTTAGTGGAAAAGGTTTTGGTTATCATTGTTGTTTGAATACAATATTCACTATACTCTGTCATCAGCAAGATATTTTACCCTGCTAATTCTACATCTCCATCAGTATGTGATGCATATCATAATTATTCAACAATCAACAAATGACTTTCATAACCCAACGTGTGCGTAGTGCTGAAtcctttttgaataaaaaaatagtaaaactaTGAAAAAAAAACCATTTAATATTATTTCAGATTTTCTGAAGTGAATCAAAATGCAGTACTTATGTACTAGCTTTAAGAATGGCAAAAGGATATTCAAGGGATATAGTTTGCAAACATTAATTATACAATGAAATGAAAACTTTATTTTCAAGCCATATATGTGCCCTCAGCAGATGTTCTTAATACCTGAAACAAATTCGAGAATCATGTCCAAACAATCAATGCCAGCTGCCACAACTGTTGAAATTTCACCCCCatctttgtttgtttttatgcCATAGATTGCAGTGCATCCTTCTTCTAATCCAACTAGAGCTCTCTCAATGGCCTGTATAGTAGACAAAAGATGCAACTCTGATTGCCCCTCTATAAAAGCTTTAAATGACACCCGCAGCCTAGTTTTCAATTCATTCAAGCAAAAGTCGTGCATTTCATTAGAAGAGCAAGCTTCAAATGGTCCTTTATGCAGTGTCTTCGTGCTTGACTGTCTTTCGTGCAACGTTAGTTTTGCCCTTTTTCCTTGCAACAATATGGACTTGCCTATTGCCCTCATGTGAATATGTACTAATTTTGTATAAACTTTACTCGATGAGGTAGGATCTGTAAAAGGAAAATAACTTGCTAATTCTCTCAGATAGGTGAGAGCACCGTCTAACAAAAGAAAAGCAGACTGTTGTGGGACCCCAACCATCTCAGTAAATTCTAATAACAATACTTGTGAGATTTCAATAAATGCAGGCAGAGAACTTGAAGGCAATGACGAATCATCCATCTGCAAATTTAGCCTCAAAAGAGACGATGAAGCTATTAACAGTTGTCTAAGTAAAAAAGCTACTTCTGGATTATCACCTTTTATCAAGCTTTGTAACAAAGGTTTATTCAAACCCAGTGGCTCAGGGGAATCATCCCTAGCCAAAACACTGGCAACAAAGTTTACACTTTTGGGATTTGACATTATTTCAACATCACTGTCACTTTTTGAGACATTATCAGTTGCTGATGAAGTGGAGCAAGTAGCTTCCGTTTTAGATTCTTTTTGCGTTCCAGCCGAGCCATTTGCCTTAGAAACTGAGCATAAGTTGAAGGCTGGCTTTTCAAAATTCCGGTGATCGTGTAAATTTTCGGAGAGTTGATTATTCTCACTGAGCATTTTGTCTATTAAAAAGTTAACAACTTCCACAAAAGAAAATATACAACTATTTAGTTCTGAGCCATGTTCACGTTTCCACATCAACACTTTTTCTTTGTAACCACTATCTTCGACATTTTGACCCAGGGCAGATGTTAGGGCCCACAAAACTCCATTGAAGCATGAAACTGCCGAAGACAATCTATTCATGTTTTCGAAAGTAAGATCATGACCCACATTGACATGGCAAAGAATACCCTTTTGAGATGCAAGCAAATTTTGCATCAGCTCTTTCAAATTCTCAGCCATTAAGGTTAAACACTTCAATGCCTCAAGCTTGGAAGAATCTACATGCTGAGAAGATGAAAGCAAATGATTCTCTGCATGGCTAATTTTGTGATCAGAGTTTTCTTCACAAGGTATCTCATCTTCtttatcaaaacaaaaagcaTGGATATATTGATGTTTTCCAATGCCCAACAAGGCATATGAAGTGTGATCCATTAAAGAAAACATCAGAGATTTAAATAGAATATTTTCTGCTGAGAATACCTCTTGAAATCTAGCAATCACAGTTAATGACTTTAAAAGCCACAAAACAGGATACGAACTTTCAGAAATAACTGAGTTTGGTGAGGAACGGATGGTGTCTGTCTTCTCACTTAAACCCATTAATATATATCTTAAGGCCTTCCGGCAAGAGACAAATAACCTCAAATACTCACAATAATAGTCCCGATACACGGTGCTCTGAAAATATACCAAGGCATTTACAAGAAGCCTGCAAAGATTATGCAGATAGAAATTGAGAATTAATAATGTAAGCACTTCACAAATTATGCTCCAGAGAAATCATTGGCACAAACAATTAAATATGTCTAAGACATCTTTATCAAAGGCTCACAAATCACAACTATTTGGATTTCCTTTTCATCAGCAAGGTGTATAATAAgtaaatttgaaaatttctttggacAGAGGTTGTTTGGCATTTTCATCaaattaatttcttatttttgaacatataacACAGAACAGAACAGAAGCATGGATGCATTGATTTTATGTCTTATTCCCAAAGTTAAGTTGTCGAAAATGATAATAGGACTAGTTTTAATGAGCTATTGGATTCAAAGTAACTGATCAAATTATGGCATAGGATAGGATTATGTTTATAGCGTGAAAATTCCCATTTACCATCTCAGCAAAATCAGAAACTTTTGTAGCATTTTTGCATTATTTTTTATCTCTTTCATTCACACTCTCTTTTAATTAATATCTTTGTTTTAGGAGCTATCTTATCCTCAGCACTAATTGAACTTTTTACTCTGTAATACAATTTGTTCTTTTATTTACACATACAAAAGACAATAAGGTTGTATCCAGCACAAAGATGACTGTACCTTTCAAGGTTGAAAATACAAGACGcaatatgtgaaaatgatcctGTATTGACATCTGACATCAAAGTTAATAGATTAAGCAAAAGATGGCAATCTGTGAAACTCTTGATGGTAAGGGGGGAGGCATTTTCACTGCTGCTGATATCAGCATTAAGCTTATCACATGAATGAGCGACCGGCATTTTAACTGCAGAACAATCAACTGGAATCTCTTTTGAGTTGTCGAGGCCCCTTAAAAACTCAATCCAGTTAGGTACTGACCCAAGCTCGACAGCAGTACATGTGGTATTACTAAACAGTGGTAATACAGATTTCTCTAAAGCACTGCAAAAGATTGTGGCTAGATTCCTGTGGGCAAACTAAAACAATAAAACCAAATGAATACCTATGGATATAGTCGTTTTCTTAAGCAAAATACTGCATGAAACGAAAGCATCgataaataaacaaattcagGTTTACAGAAATCAGAactaaagctgaaacaaacactGGCAAAGATTAATATGTAATTCTTTACTAGATAATACATGAGTGTCTCTgcgaccaaaaaaaaaaaaaaactctgcaTAATCTAAGCATATTACCTTTAGCTCATACAAAATTGAATCACTTAGAAGATCTGCTGATATATGCGGCAAAGTGACTCTCTTGAGTAGCTTACAGTTATCTTGCATGTCTGGCTCTTGAAACTTGCTTGATACACAATGAAGGGAAGTTTGAAGTAAATGTGAGAAGAATTTTTTCAACTGCTTCTTGGAACCGTGATTACCCCAAATATCAACATTTTTGCAGAGATTTGACCATATGGCTATTGGCAATGAATTTTTGTTAGCAACATAAATTCCCTGGTTCCATTTGTTGATTTGAGGAGCCACAGAAACTAAATCTTCACTCTTAACATCATCAGAAATAAAGACCGGGGATTGATACACACACGATAAGTTTtccataataaaattagtaaGTCCAGCAGCCTCTTCCTTCAGGGCCTTGATTTGTGATCTATAAAGCTTATTTTGCAAATACTTCAATAATACAATGTGCCTATTCAAGTCAACAAGCCTCTGAAGAGCCATAGACTGAAAGATATAAACCAAAGGGGAACACTCATTGAAACCATACTTTAGATAGAAGTCTGAAATTAATTGCATAACAGCAAGGAGGGAAGCAGAAGGTTGGGTAATCCACGAGAAGAAACCAATGTCGATCTCATCAGTCTTCTCCATCAACTCAAAGGCAGAATATGCTGAGTAATCCCCCATCTCGGCTGACATTTTTTTTGATAGACTAGGAGACACAAGGCTGATTGCTTGCCTAAGCAAGCTTCGGCTGGACAAAAACAATTGCAAAAAGAGCACAAAGACCCATTGGCTGGACCTGCCAAATTTCTTGAAAACTTTGTCCTTTCCAACAGCCCGATCAGCAGTTTCTCCTAGTATAGATGAAAAAAACTTGCAAATAGTATCTGGTTGTTGTACAACTAGAATACTCAAGTAGGGACGCAACAATGACATAAGTTCTTTAACAGCAACTCCAACAAGATTGCTATTGCCTTCAGTTATAGTGGCTGAATCAAGCACTAAAGAATACAGTCTAGAGAGCCCTCTACCCAAGAGTTCCGCATGCAGATTAATCATTCGCAATTTGTTCCCATCAGCCAATAGAGAGCAGTTTTTCATCCACCTAAGAGTTTCAGATATATCACCTGTTATCTGTCTAATAAAGCCACTCACTTGCCCTTCTGGAATAGATTCCATGGCTTTATAAATAGTGTGGATGAACTTATGTGAAGATAACAGTCTTTCAACTGATTCGGAATAAACATTCTTAGACAGAAATGTCAATAACTTCGAAGAACTTTCTTCAGCATCACCGTCACAAGTCATAAGCCTGAGCGCTTTGCACAATGCTAGAATGGCTATTTGCACCTACATCATTTAACAGACAAAATGTGACGTTAGCTAAATAAAACCGTGACTATAACATTTTTCTGTAAGACTTTCCTTGAACATCATTTCCCTTCCCTCTGCCAGATGATCATACGTATAACTAGTATGAGTTACTGACAGTTTGACACACAATATAGTAATGAAACCATGAGAAGGACAAACCCATGCGAAACTCTAAAACATTAATTTCTACAGTGATCAGAGTTTGGATACAGACCTGGCGAAGTTGACTGTAGAGATTAACTATTTGGCATCCCAAGGCAGGAATAGTTGAAGATAGTGAGCTTTGATCAAAAGCACTTGCCATATTGCAATTGACGGTGGAGTATGATAACAAAATAAGCCATAAATTCACCAAATCTTCTCCAATAACCTCGTACTCAATTTCCAAAAGGTAGCCCATTGCAACTAATATCTCGTTAGCGGATAAAATAAATGTTTCCATCCCCGTCACATTAGTTGTATCATAATTGGATAAGCAGAGTATACTAGTGGAACTAGCTACCAatgtattaaatattttcttcaagaAATTGAGACAAGCTCCTCCAGATGTGTCCTCTGTTTTCACATATACTTTCTCTTGCATAAAACTAGCAAGCAAATTACCAATAGACTTTAGTATACCATAAAGATCACAAAAAAGGAGCTTGGCATCTATTTTAGCTTGGAGATAGGCATTCATCTCGAGCAAAAGAGGCTCCATAATCAGTACCAAAAAATTAAAAAGGGATTTTTGAGTATCTACAGAAATATTATTGGAGCTACAAGATTCTGCTGGCACAGGTGGCCTTGAATCATTTATTTTCTCCGTTGTATTGCTCCCTTCATGCAAAACTGAAGTTCCCTTAAACTTTCTCGCAGAATCGGCAAACAAGCGAAATATCAAACCTAAGCTACCCATTGCAATAGCATTCTTTTTGGATATAATTTTGTTCAGCACATCAAACAAATGTCTATGATAACTCTTAATAGTTGCTTTTGAATCTTTTGGTTTATCATCAGATGAAGCGGCATACTTTTCTGAACCATGTAAGCTTAAAAATTCATCAATATGAACTGGATGAAAAAGTCCATGAGAAATAACTTCTTCCACCACCTTCACCAATCTCCCTGTCCAAACGGGATCACTTCTATTAGCTGGAAGATGCAACTCACCGCACAAATGCAACAATGGTTCAAGAAGTTTGTCAACAAAATTCTGAAATCCTTTCCTAGCTGGATGGACCCTCAAAAATTTGGAGAAGGGCTGAAGCACCAACCACAAAAAACGGAATCCACAAGCACCCACACAGCTTCCATCAAGATTCTTGCCATACACTTTCAAGACAAGCTCAAGCACTGCCCCCGTTGTTTCAACCCATAAGTCCAAATTTTCATTTGACAACCCGCCATGCGATGAGAACACCAACGAAATACAATCAAGAGCAGTATTGTATAGTTTAAACTTTTCTTCTGAACAAGTGGAGAAGTCCTCTAGTAGAGATAGAGCATTTTTGACAATAAACTGAACAGTCTGTAGGAGGTTCCGCGACATATTCAAAGAGACACGAAGCTTCAAAGACTCCTGCAGACAGAACTTGAAAATCTCCCAACAACCAACATCCATATATGCATCAATTCCATCAAGCTGGGGTGTTTTGCCTTCACCCCAGTTTTCCTTCCCATTTGGAGGGAACAACACTGTCAGGATCCAATCCTTAAGATAACCTAGTAGTCTTGGTAGTTTAACAGTTTCACAATGTTGATCAATGTCAGCATCATCACCCACCATAGTACTCACAAAATTGAATGCTTGATTGACCTTACTGCACTAACACACAAAAAGCACCCAAAATAAGTCTCAGCCTCTCATGGATGGTTTATATGGCGAGAGAATTCATATtaaattgtttataaaaaatcaaaacacacaGTTGAAAGTATTCAATTACTTGAAAATTTGTTGCCTAATTCAAGATATAAATTAAAATTGGTTGAAAATAACCTGTGAAGATCAAGTTGTCTGTCTTGAATGCACAGTATTAATTGAAGATTGTTCCATGGAGTGGAAGATTTCACAGGCTCCTGAGGCTTCTGAGCAGACTCCAAACGGTGCAGTTTGGAAGGTTTTTCGGTTTGGTCATGAATTTTCTCCTTTCGCTTACGTTTTTGAAACTTTGCATTAGCTTCCGAATTCGTCATTGTCGAGTTTTATTTGAATTAGGAAGGTTTCTGAATTTAAGGTGTAATGATAAACCCTACAGCGCAATCAAAATATTAAGGGTTTAAGCTTTTATAACTAAAATCAGTTATGCAGAGAACTGAACTAACCTGAAGCACGGAGAGACGGAGGAGACGGCGAGAGGAAAGGAGGGACACGACGGAGGCGGCGGCGGCGAAACACGAACGGCTACAGACAAGGTGTACGTTCAATGAGTGCAATAAAGTGAGGTGGCGGCGAGAACAAAAGGGAGGGATGGAGTTGAGAGAGGGAGAAGGATAGTGATTTGGTATGATAAATCTATTATAACATCTGTGGACTTGTGTGATCGAATGGTTTAAAATGGTGTTGCATGGTGCACCACTTTAGTGGTTTCTGCATAATAAAAAATTCCCTACTTTAAAATGTCAAAAAGGATGtactagaaaaataaaaaagtcaaaaaaattctAGCCCAACACACATGAGTTGAGTTATTTCTCAACAACTTGCTACATTTAAGAAAaatcataatattaatattagaaaAATACCATTTTTTCATCCTTTAACTTTGTTTCGGAGTCTAATTTGatcttttaacttttaaaaagttcaaattaaTCCTTTAACTATTAAAACAACGCCATGTTAGTCCTTCCGTCTGAGTCTGTTAGTCAAAGTAAAAAAAACGTCTAAGTGACATTGTAATATGCTGATGTGAAATGCCACGTGTTTAGATCAACTTTAGTGACGGAAAAAACCATCACTTTGTTCGAAAACCAAATGACCCTTCAGACCTCCAAATTCACTTTCCAGAAAACCaactttttttgt contains:
- the LOC131602230 gene encoding uncharacterized protein LOC131602230 isoform X2 — translated: MVGDDADIDQHCETVKLPRLLGYLKDWILTVLFPPNGKENWGEGKTPQLDGIDAYMDVGCWEIFKFCLQESLKLRVSLNMSRNLLQTVQFIVKNALSLLEDFSTCSEEKFKLYNTALDCISLVFSSHGGLSNENLDLWVETTGAVLELVLKVYGKNLDGSCVGACGFRFLWLVLQPFSKFLRVHPARKGFQNFVDKLLEPLLHLCGELHLPANRSDPVWTGRLVKVVEEVISHGLFHPVHIDEFLSLHGSEKYAASSDDKPKDSKATIKSYHRHLFDVLNKIISKKNAIAMGSLGLIFRLFADSARKFKGTSVLHEGSNTTEKINDSRPPVPAESCSSNNISVDTQKSLFNFLVLIMEPLLLEMNAYLQAKIDAKLLFCDLYGILKSIGNLLASFMQEKVYVKTEDTSGGACLNFLKKIFNTLVASSTSILCLSNYDTTNVTGMETFILSANEILVAMGYLLEIEYEVIGEDLVNLWLILLSYSTVNCNMASAFDQSSLSSTIPALGCQIVNLYSQLRQVQIAILALCKALRLMTCDGDAEESSSKLLTFLSKNVYSESVERLLSSHKFIHTIYKAMESIPEGQVSGFIRQITGDISETLRWMKNCSLLADGNKLRMINLHAELLGRGLSRLYSLVLDSATITEGNSNLVGVAVKELMSLLRPYLSILVVQQPDTICKFFSSILGETADRAVGKDKVFKKFGRSSQWVFVLFLQLFLSSRSLLRQAISLVSPSLSKKMSAEMGDYSAYSAFELMEKTDEIDIGFFSWITQPSASLLAVMQLISDFYLKYGFNECSPLVYIFQSMALQRLVDLNRHIVLLKYLQNKLYRSQIKALKEEAAGLTNFIMENLSCVYQSPVFISDDVKSEDLVSVAPQINKWNQGIYVANKNSLPIAIWSNLCKNVDIWGNHGSKKQLKKFFSHLLQTSLHCVSSKFQEPDMQDNCKLLKRVTLPHISADLLSDSILYELKFAHRNLATIFCSALEKSVLPLFSNTTCTAVELGSVPNWIEFLRGLDNSKEIPVDCSAVKMPVAHSCDKLNADISSSENASPLTIKSFTDCHLLLNLLTLMSDVNTGSFSHIASCIFNLERLLVNALVYFQSTVYRDYYCEYLRLFVSCRKALRYILMGLSEKTDTIRSSPNSVISESSYPVLWLLKSLTVIARFQEVFSAENILFKSLMFSLMDHTSYALLGIGKHQYIHAFCFDKEDEIPCEENSDHKISHAENHLLSSSQHVDSSKLEALKCLTLMAENLKELMQNLLASQKGILCHVNVGHDLTFENMNRLSSAVSCFNGVLWALTSALGQNVEDSGYKEKVLMWKREHGSELNSCIFSFVEVVNFLIDKMLSENNQLSENLHDHRNFEKPAFNLCSVSKANGSAGTQKESKTEATCSTSSATDNVSKSDSDVEIMSNPKSVNFVASVLARDDSPEPLGLNKPLLQSLIKGDNPEVAFLLRQLLIASSSLLRLNLQMDDSSLPSSSLPAFIEISQVLLLEFTEMVGVPQQSAFLLLDGALTYLRELASYFPFTDPTSSSKVYTKLVHIHMRAIGKSILLQGKRAKLTLHERQSSTKTLHKGPFEACSSNEMHDFCLNELKTRLRVSFKAFIEGQSELHLLSTIQAIERALVGLEEGCTAIYGIKTNKDGGEISTVVAAGIDCLDMILEFVSGRKSLKLIKRHCQSLVSAVFNIIVHLQSPHIFYVNMRCKTVAGTPDPGSAILMCVEVLTTISRKHGLFSMDVWHVGHMLHIPAAFFQNFYQHRISKASRPSDSIMVSEEQSSHSADGVNFCHVDHQFTINLFVACCQLLCTIIRHRPSECKQCVAHLEASVAVLLNCLETVLENNKSMGNEGWFLWEVEEGVKCACFLRRIYEEIKQQKDIFGRQCCLFLSNYISVYSGYGPKRSGIRREIDEALRPGVYALIDACSVDDLQYLHTVFGEGPCRSTLATLQNDYKLNFKYEGKV